A region of uncultured Desulfobacter sp. DNA encodes the following proteins:
- a CDS encoding sigma-54 dependent transcriptional regulator, translating into MAAILIIEDDSEIREILVTQLKDLGHMPMIADNLKDGLAMTLHGGFDLVLLDVNLPDGNGLDRLAELKSVTSEPEVIIITGEGTAEGAKMAFEHGAWDYILKPFAAHDIKLSVERSLEYKMSKKALRASFNSIFDRSPIIGSSHRIMQSLNMAAQSAESDAAVLITGETGTGKELFAKTIHMNSRQKEDRYVVVDCAALPEQLVESVLFGNIKGAFTGADTSREGLVKKADGGTLFLDEVGELPLSIQAKFLRVLQEKKFKPVGGTEEIQSNFRLISATNRDLEDMTKSGQFRNDLLFRLKTIHIQLPALRDCKADIKDLTLHYIHLLCTRHGFETKGFVPDFLTALESYDWPGNARELISSIEKAVLANPESTMLYPNFLPNAIRLQNLRSSMTKQQSTKPRSLAKAEGMRTIFLPDELFTPIKPLKELKNYITGEAEKLYFKELMEVTMGDIDRASTMAGISKSHFYSLLRKYLPATTPS; encoded by the coding sequence ATGGCGGCAATTCTAATCATAGAGGATGATTCGGAAATACGGGAAATACTGGTGACCCAGTTAAAAGATCTTGGGCACATGCCCATGATTGCAGATAATCTAAAAGATGGACTGGCCATGACCCTGCATGGCGGGTTTGATCTTGTCCTTTTAGATGTAAACCTTCCCGACGGGAATGGTCTTGACAGGCTTGCCGAACTCAAGTCGGTGACATCCGAACCTGAAGTCATCATCATAACGGGAGAAGGCACTGCCGAAGGTGCCAAAATGGCTTTTGAGCATGGGGCCTGGGATTATATTCTCAAACCCTTTGCAGCGCATGACATTAAATTGAGTGTTGAGCGGTCCCTTGAGTATAAAATGTCAAAAAAAGCATTGCGTGCATCATTTAACTCTATTTTTGACAGATCCCCCATCATAGGATCAAGCCACAGAATCATGCAAAGCTTGAATATGGCGGCCCAAAGTGCCGAAAGCGATGCTGCTGTGCTGATTACCGGTGAAACCGGGACCGGAAAGGAATTGTTTGCAAAAACGATTCACATGAACAGCAGGCAAAAAGAAGATCGTTATGTTGTTGTGGATTGCGCAGCGTTGCCGGAACAGCTTGTGGAATCTGTCCTGTTCGGAAATATAAAAGGCGCATTTACCGGTGCGGATACAAGCCGGGAGGGACTGGTTAAAAAAGCAGACGGCGGTACACTGTTTCTGGATGAGGTGGGAGAACTCCCATTATCCATACAGGCCAAATTCCTAAGGGTATTACAGGAAAAAAAATTCAAACCCGTTGGCGGCACAGAGGAAATTCAAAGCAACTTCAGACTAATTTCCGCAACCAACAGGGATCTTGAAGACATGACAAAAAGCGGTCAATTCCGTAATGATCTGCTTTTCAGGTTAAAAACCATTCATATTCAACTACCGGCTTTAAGGGACTGTAAGGCGGATATCAAGGATTTAACCTTACATTATATTCATCTTTTATGTACCCGTCACGGTTTTGAAACCAAAGGGTTTGTACCGGATTTTTTAACCGCCCTTGAATCATACGACTGGCCCGGAAATGCAAGGGAACTCATCAGCAGCATAGAAAAAGCGGTTCTTGCCAACCCGGAATCCACCATGCTTTATCCCAATTTTCTACCGAACGCCATCAGACTCCAGAATCTTCGGTCCTCCATGACAAAACAGCAGAGTACAAAGCCCCGCTCCCTGGCTAAAGCGGAAGGCATGCGAACTATTTTTCTGCCGGATGAGCTGTTCACTCCCATTAAACCCTTAAAAGAATTAAAAAACTATATTACAGGGGAAGCTGAGAAACTATACTTCAAAGAACTTATGGAAGTCACCATGGGTGATATAGACAGAGCAAGTACCATGGCAGGTATCAGTAAAAGCCATTTTTATTCATTACTCCGAAAGTACCTTCCCGCCACCACCCCATCTTAA
- a CDS encoding response regulator, whose translation MDFYSLDVLNSLTAHIAVVDSTGTIIAVNQAWKNFAAQNGGTSVSVGTNYIDVCQRTLLQNHSCTAEKTIKGIQQILDKEIDEFELEYDCHSPEEKRWFLMRITPMTLSEGKAVISHINITREKITQQKLIQKEEELSAIHTIGREVISSTSLEDIIGTILDQISKNLDPDMCMLFLRKGQDLHLAGMHQKDKKCSIEANHFHRVGECLCGISVRSDNAVYSTDIHTDPRCTLTECKNAGMTSFAAIPLKCKDKIIGTLGIASIEKRDFKDKRHFLEAVSHDVAIALDNSLLYDQILQNSKKLETELSERKRAQEALEKSELKHKSLIKNIPGMVYMMSPDGSIELASGLEKICGYTIEELNRKEKKWFSIIHPEDLNSVLDDTSALRSGPRNFVQLYRITTKTGEIRWVEDRKSALFGDTGRYSGTDGIVFDVTDQKKAEKENSELTNRLQHVQKMESIGTLAGGIAHDFNNILSAMLGYTELAISDLPESSRKRQQLKQVLKAGWRAKDLVQQILTFSRNDERQLIPIKIQPIIKECLTLLKASIPKTIDIRADIDGNCKKILADPTLVHQVVMNLCTNAYHAMKNSGGILGIALHPIRLRNQELVDSGTLKAGLYLKLEVADTGGGMDRSIQDKIFEPYFTTRDKDEGTGLGLSVVHGIIKSLDGGIDVQSTPGKGTRFTVYFPELKKAHTIDRDDGPSNPIVKGTGHILLIDDEENLLHMNSWIIEELGYEVTAKNNGVEALETFKASPDDFDLIITDMTMPKMTGTQLVKHILDIRPGMPIIICTGHSKLINADQARELGIRGYLEKPILMATLANMIKDTLDGE comes from the coding sequence ATGGATTTTTACAGTTTAGATGTACTTAACTCTTTAACGGCACATATTGCCGTTGTCGACAGCACGGGAACCATCATTGCAGTCAACCAGGCCTGGAAAAATTTTGCAGCCCAGAACGGCGGCACCTCTGTGTCTGTGGGCACCAACTATATTGACGTGTGTCAAAGAACCCTTCTGCAAAACCATTCATGTACAGCGGAAAAAACGATAAAAGGCATTCAACAGATCCTGGACAAAGAAATTGATGAATTTGAACTTGAATACGATTGCCATTCGCCAGAAGAAAAAAGATGGTTTTTAATGCGGATAACGCCCATGACGCTTTCGGAGGGCAAAGCGGTTATCTCTCACATCAACATTACCAGAGAAAAAATCACACAACAAAAATTGATTCAAAAAGAAGAAGAACTGTCCGCTATACACACCATAGGCAGAGAGGTGATATCTTCCACATCTTTGGAAGATATCATCGGAACCATTCTGGATCAGATATCAAAAAACCTTGATCCTGACATGTGCATGCTTTTCTTACGAAAAGGCCAAGACCTCCATTTGGCCGGGATGCATCAAAAAGACAAAAAATGCTCAATTGAGGCGAACCATTTTCACAGGGTGGGTGAGTGCCTTTGCGGAATATCCGTACGCTCGGACAATGCGGTTTATTCCACAGATATTCATACTGACCCGCGATGCACATTGACAGAATGCAAAAATGCCGGAATGACTTCTTTTGCCGCCATTCCCTTAAAGTGCAAAGACAAGATTATCGGCACCCTGGGCATTGCCTCCATCGAAAAGCGGGATTTCAAAGACAAAAGACACTTTCTTGAAGCCGTTAGCCATGACGTGGCAATCGCCCTTGATAATTCCCTGCTATATGACCAGATCCTGCAAAATTCCAAAAAGCTTGAAACCGAACTATCAGAACGGAAACGAGCCCAGGAGGCACTCGAAAAAAGTGAGTTAAAACATAAATCTTTAATTAAGAATATTCCGGGAATGGTATACATGATGTCCCCTGACGGGTCAATTGAACTTGCCAGCGGGCTTGAAAAAATTTGCGGATATACCATTGAAGAACTAAACCGAAAAGAGAAAAAATGGTTCAGTATTATTCATCCCGAAGATTTGAATTCGGTTCTTGATGACACGTCAGCCTTAAGGTCCGGCCCCCGTAATTTTGTCCAGCTTTATAGAATTACAACTAAAACTGGGGAGATCAGGTGGGTTGAAGACCGAAAAAGTGCACTCTTCGGGGACACAGGAAGATACTCAGGCACGGATGGTATTGTGTTTGATGTCACAGACCAAAAAAAGGCTGAAAAAGAAAATTCAGAACTTACGAACCGACTTCAACACGTCCAAAAAATGGAATCAATAGGCACCCTGGCCGGTGGTATTGCCCATGATTTCAATAACATTCTATCAGCCATGCTGGGGTACACTGAACTTGCGATATCAGACCTTCCGGAAAGCAGTCGCAAAAGGCAGCAACTGAAACAGGTATTAAAAGCCGGGTGGCGTGCAAAAGACCTTGTCCAGCAGATTCTCACATTCAGCAGAAATGACGAGCGACAGTTGATACCCATCAAAATCCAGCCCATTATCAAAGAGTGTCTAACCCTATTGAAAGCGTCAATTCCAAAAACCATTGATATCAGAGCAGATATCGATGGAAATTGCAAAAAGATCCTGGCCGACCCGACCCTGGTTCATCAGGTGGTCATGAACCTATGCACCAACGCCTACCATGCCATGAAAAATTCAGGCGGAATCTTAGGTATTGCATTGCACCCCATACGGCTGAGAAATCAAGAACTCGTCGATTCGGGCACGCTTAAGGCGGGTTTATATCTAAAATTAGAGGTTGCCGATACAGGGGGGGGAATGGACCGAAGCATTCAAGACAAGATATTTGAACCCTATTTCACCACAAGGGACAAGGATGAGGGTACAGGGCTTGGCCTTTCGGTTGTGCATGGTATCATTAAAAGTCTTGACGGGGGAATTGACGTCCAGAGCACACCGGGAAAAGGAACACGGTTTACGGTATATTTCCCTGAACTTAAAAAAGCGCATACCATAGACCGTGATGACGGACCTTCCAACCCTATTGTAAAAGGAACCGGCCACATACTCCTGATCGATGATGAAGAAAATTTGCTGCATATGAACAGCTGGATCATTGAGGAGCTCGGATATGAGGTTACCGCAAAAAACAACGGCGTCGAAGCCCTGGAGACATTTAAAGCGTCACCGGATGATTTTGACCTGATCATCACCGATATGACCATGCCCAAAATGACCGGCACACAACTTGTCAAACATATTTTGGATATCAGACCCGGTATGCCCATCATCATTTGTACTGGGCATAGCAAACTCATAAACGCCGACCAGGCCAGGGAATTAGGAATACGAGGATATCTGGAAAAACCGATTCTTATGGCAACGCTGGCAAATATGATCAAAGACACACTTGATGGAGAATAA
- a CDS encoding hydantoinase/oxoprolinase N-terminal domain-containing protein — protein sequence MKGINGDRLAVIRPLDTEAVRSDLKAVYDRGIRSLAVVLMHAYAWPDHELAIGRLARDMGFTQVSLSSRVMPRVKLVARGDTTMVDAYLNPHIRTYLDNFKCGFKDKLVHTGLLFMQSDGGLAGAEGFTGSRP from the coding sequence GTGAAGGGGATTAACGGTGACCGCCTGGCAGTGATCCGCCCCCTGGATACAGAGGCCGTAAGATCCGATCTTAAAGCCGTCTATGACCGGGGCATCCGCAGCCTTGCCGTCGTGCTCATGCACGCCTATGCCTGGCCGGATCATGAACTGGCCATCGGCCGTCTGGCCCGGGATATGGGGTTCACCCAGGTCTCCCTCTCCTCCCGGGTCATGCCCCGGGTGAAGCTGGTGGCCAGGGGCGATACCACCATGGTGGACGCCTACCTCAACCCGCATATTCGCACCTACCTTGACAACTTTAAATGCGGGTTCAAGGACAAACTTGTCCATACGGGCCTTCTTTTCATGCAGTCCGACGGCGGCCTGGCCGGTGCCGAGGGGTTCACCGGCAGCCGCCCATGA
- a CDS encoding tyrosine-type recombinase/integrase, whose product MRLTSCLHQYFYEYLPSIKGTSEQSVQAYRQSLSLFLHFLANHHSIKIKSLTIEHLTVDAVLAFLQHLEKNRKNSVQTRNQRLAVIKSLAKMIRFMHPDKKRIAEGLLNIPQKRSQKKVMGFLYPEEIMKVFSAVDLKKKEGMRDFTILHLLYDSGARASEIATLEFDYFDPENETIAVLGKGNRYRLINLCSRTASLISDYITNHRVDPIPLFAHRLFINQRKREMTRHGINKICRKYLTAVLPAKRLKGLSPAHCFRHSCAVNMVTLGAPVSDIKNRLGHQSIESTMTYLQLDLSKKREVQNTLMEYMQSKITHDKKIDELIDWENSAEILAWLDSL is encoded by the coding sequence ATGAGATTGACAAGTTGCCTGCACCAGTATTTTTATGAATACTTGCCCTCGATAAAAGGGACGAGTGAACAAAGTGTCCAAGCTTACCGGCAAAGCCTGTCTTTGTTCCTGCATTTCCTGGCGAATCATCACTCAATAAAAATTAAGTCGTTGACAATAGAACACTTAACGGTGGATGCCGTGCTTGCCTTTCTACAGCATCTGGAAAAAAATAGAAAAAATAGCGTGCAGACTCGAAATCAGCGCCTGGCCGTGATCAAGTCTTTGGCCAAGATGATCCGCTTCATGCATCCGGACAAAAAACGAATCGCCGAAGGCCTCCTGAACATCCCTCAAAAAAGATCTCAAAAAAAGGTGATGGGATTTTTATATCCTGAAGAAATCATGAAAGTCTTCAGTGCCGTGGACCTGAAAAAGAAAGAAGGCATGAGGGATTTTACCATTCTACATTTGCTTTATGACTCCGGTGCCCGGGCCAGTGAGATTGCCACATTGGAATTTGATTATTTTGATCCCGAAAACGAGACCATTGCAGTCCTGGGAAAGGGAAATCGATACCGCTTGATTAATCTATGCTCCAGAACAGCCTCGTTGATCTCGGATTATATCACCAATCATAGGGTAGATCCCATCCCTTTGTTTGCCCATAGGCTTTTTATCAACCAACGGAAGCGGGAAATGACCCGGCACGGCATCAACAAAATTTGCAGGAAATATTTGACTGCAGTATTGCCGGCAAAAAGGCTGAAAGGACTGAGTCCGGCTCACTGCTTCAGGCATTCGTGTGCGGTCAATATGGTCACCTTAGGTGCTCCGGTATCGGATATCAAAAATCGTCTTGGTCATCAAAGTATTGAATCAACAATGACCTATCTGCAGCTGGATCTGTCAAAAAAACGGGAAGTCCAAAATACGCTCATGGAATACATGCAATCGAAAATAACTCATGACAAAAAAATTGATGAGTTAATCGACTGGGAAAATAGTGCTGAAATCCTCGCCTGGCTTGACAGTTTATAA